A window from Catalinimonas alkaloidigena encodes these proteins:
- a CDS encoding HAEPLYID family protein, which translates to MNVKSVLMLTALLASSYTYAQTTNNQRDSLYIQEVEDSRSPDKVLHAEPLYIDLIRDLGARKGEKEWNIGLGLTDNLRFDSYEALIEYEWAPVDRLGLEVELPFTFYSPLNGTPQDSIPAHRLNSLKVAAQWSFLVDEPRATSMAIGYINAFELSDFRKFGAPLVRANRYNPFLIVAKRWGQNFHSLLYTGPLIEQHFQTRDVHVSYDINTSVHYMITGTRNFLGVEFNKTLDRGHFDMTLRPQMRLGVADHLLVGIVAGIPVNRSQERVSSFVRLIWEPGFRRHRATST; encoded by the coding sequence ATGAACGTCAAATCAGTTTTGATGCTGACCGCGCTGTTGGCATCGTCCTACACGTATGCGCAAACCACGAACAACCAGCGCGATAGTCTCTACATTCAGGAGGTAGAAGACAGCCGCAGCCCCGACAAAGTGCTGCACGCCGAGCCGCTGTACATCGACCTGATCCGTGACCTGGGCGCGCGCAAAGGAGAGAAGGAGTGGAACATCGGCCTGGGCCTGACCGACAACCTGCGATTCGATTCGTACGAAGCGCTGATCGAGTACGAGTGGGCCCCCGTAGACCGGCTGGGGTTGGAAGTGGAGCTGCCCTTTACGTTCTATTCCCCACTGAACGGTACGCCGCAGGATTCCATTCCTGCCCATCGGCTGAATAGCCTGAAGGTCGCGGCGCAATGGTCTTTTCTGGTCGACGAGCCCCGGGCCACTTCGATGGCCATTGGCTACATCAACGCGTTCGAACTATCGGACTTCAGGAAGTTCGGCGCGCCGCTGGTCCGGGCCAACCGTTACAATCCGTTTCTGATCGTAGCGAAACGCTGGGGGCAAAACTTCCATTCGTTGCTGTACACGGGCCCGCTGATCGAACAGCACTTTCAGACCCGCGACGTGCACGTCAGCTACGATATCAATACCAGTGTGCACTACATGATTACCGGGACGCGGAACTTCCTCGGAGTCGAGTTCAACAAAACGCTGGACCGTGGGCATTTCGACATGACCCTGCGGCCGCAGATGCGCCTTGGGGTGGCAGACCATCTTCTGGTGGGCATTGTGGCCGGCATACCCGTGAACCGGTCTCAGGAGCGCGTCAGCTCTTTTGTGCGGTTGATCTGGGAACCCGGATTCAGGAGGCATCGGGCAACGTCCACCTGA
- a CDS encoding RagB/SusD family nutrient uptake outer membrane protein yields the protein MKKILYTCLVLMLTITSCQEDFLDVQNPSVAEESFVFSSTSEAYKVLVGCYDIWHSADGPMFYATQIPGSDAETHPETYSAQDRHIPEGLFATEFNINWGTWVDAWSAFYTIINRVNLMMEAIEGKEAYQAALAQGAPSDWTQLYGEAATFRATMYFYLIRYWGDVPYFDVPIRTIDQTAEKGLDSRFDIYDAEIAKLREVEPLMYHIGEGGMNAERFTRTFAQAMIGRMALSSGGYQLFRTDFDYGSVSLQQKGTEQWNAIYARRSDYQEYMQVAIEFFRKVVDSGAARLITTDERGEGFNNPFQRHFQHLMDLEVSPESIYEVGVTRAISNSEFPYAFGRPSGGGGSNSYPNKSYGQSRIVASFYYGEFSPKDMRRDVTAAVTANSGNASEKLISFEPGSRERGGLANNKLDESRMENPYIARQRQSGVNWVQLRMADVILKLAYAYAMVGDDANAKMEFAKVRSRAFRDEDQAEMVTDYINSFSGEELADAIMQERKLELAGEGHLRWDMIITGKMPERIVEMRDEQEAMVQGLKTQGYYTFPETGVTISNYIWTKMVNMADYGLDYMLTTQAPADIDPSDPLYPVLYPGWRGNSDKWTSEGFIPSSGERNMAIQGLYRYIDPDGIEAAALEAAGYEKQPWGINIVNNEQHYTNDMFKGYPDAYYDQGVPPRYMAALSFITLSNSNGNITQGYGHAGTGE from the coding sequence ATGAAAAAAATACTCTACACGTGTTTGGTCCTGATGCTGACCATCACGTCCTGTCAGGAAGATTTTCTGGACGTACAGAACCCCTCCGTGGCAGAAGAATCGTTCGTTTTCTCGTCCACGTCCGAGGCCTACAAGGTGCTGGTCGGTTGCTATGACATCTGGCACAGCGCCGACGGTCCCATGTTTTACGCCACGCAGATTCCGGGTTCCGATGCTGAAACCCATCCGGAGACCTACTCGGCGCAGGATCGTCACATTCCCGAAGGGCTTTTTGCCACTGAGTTCAACATCAACTGGGGCACTTGGGTAGATGCCTGGTCGGCGTTCTACACGATCATCAACCGGGTGAACCTGATGATGGAAGCCATCGAAGGCAAAGAAGCGTACCAGGCGGCGCTGGCGCAGGGCGCTCCGAGCGATTGGACGCAGCTCTACGGCGAGGCAGCCACGTTCCGGGCAACCATGTACTTCTACCTGATTCGCTACTGGGGCGACGTGCCGTACTTCGACGTGCCGATCCGGACCATCGACCAGACCGCCGAAAAGGGGCTGGACTCCCGCTTCGACATTTACGATGCGGAAATAGCCAAACTGAGAGAAGTCGAACCGCTGATGTACCACATCGGCGAGGGGGGGATGAATGCCGAGCGGTTTACCCGCACGTTTGCGCAGGCCATGATTGGGCGGATGGCGCTTTCGTCCGGGGGCTATCAGCTGTTTCGGACCGACTTCGACTACGGCAGTGTCTCGCTGCAACAAAAGGGGACCGAGCAGTGGAACGCCATCTACGCCCGCCGCTCCGACTACCAGGAGTACATGCAGGTGGCCATTGAGTTTTTCCGGAAGGTGGTCGACAGCGGTGCCGCCCGCCTCATCACTACCGACGAGCGGGGCGAGGGGTTCAACAACCCGTTCCAGCGTCATTTCCAGCACCTGATGGACCTGGAGGTGAGCCCTGAGTCGATCTACGAAGTGGGCGTGACCCGGGCCATCTCTAACTCGGAGTTTCCCTATGCGTTCGGGCGGCCGTCCGGCGGAGGTGGGTCCAACTCGTATCCCAACAAATCGTACGGGCAGAGCCGCATCGTGGCGTCGTTCTACTACGGGGAGTTCAGCCCGAAAGACATGCGGCGCGACGTGACGGCGGCCGTCACGGCCAACTCAGGCAACGCGTCGGAAAAGCTGATCAGCTTTGAGCCGGGCAGCCGCGAACGTGGCGGGCTGGCCAACAACAAGCTGGACGAAAGCCGGATGGAAAATCCCTACATCGCGCGTCAGCGCCAGTCCGGGGTCAACTGGGTGCAATTGCGCATGGCCGACGTCATTCTGAAACTGGCCTACGCGTACGCAATGGTCGGCGACGATGCCAATGCCAAGATGGAATTTGCCAAAGTGCGGAGCCGTGCCTTCCGCGACGAAGACCAGGCCGAGATGGTGACCGATTACATCAATTCCTTCTCGGGCGAGGAACTGGCCGACGCCATCATGCAGGAGCGCAAGCTCGAGCTGGCCGGCGAAGGGCACCTGCGCTGGGACATGATCATCACCGGCAAAATGCCCGAACGCATTGTCGAAATGCGCGACGAACAGGAAGCCATGGTGCAAGGGCTGAAGACGCAGGGATATTACACCTTTCCGGAAACGGGCGTAACCATTTCTAACTACATCTGGACCAAAATGGTGAACATGGCTGATTACGGACTGGACTACATGCTGACCACGCAGGCCCCTGCCGACATCGATCCGAGCGATCCGCTGTACCCGGTGTTGTACCCCGGCTGGCGCGGCAACAGCGACAAGTGGACGTCCGAAGGCTTTATCCCAAGCTCCGGAGAACGCAACATGGCCATTCAGGGGCTGTACCGTTACATCGACCCCGACGGAATCGAAGCCGCGGCCCTGGAAGCGGCTGGCTACGAGAAGCAGCCCTGGGGCATCAACATCGTCAACAACGAGCAGCACTATACGAACGATATGTTCAAGGGCTACCCGGATGCCTATTACGATCAGGGCGTGCCGCCCCGCTACATGGCCGCGCTGTCGTTCATCACGCTTTCCAACTCGAACGGCAACATCACCCAGGGATACGGGCACGCCGGTACGGGTGAATAG